In Streptomyces durocortorensis, a genomic segment contains:
- a CDS encoding heavy metal translocating P-type ATPase codes for MSAHSATTATTATTAPGTATGTDAVELAIGGMTCASCAARIERKLNRMDGVEATVNYATEKAKVTYQGADVSVQDLISTVEATGYTAREPAPPSATPPATGGPEGSGEEAEADDGLTSLRQRLTTAVVLAVPVIAMAMVPALQFDYWQWLSLTLTAPVIVYAAWPFHRAAWTNAKHGAATMDTLVSVGTSAAFLWSLWALFFGTAGMVGMTHPFELTIARSDGAGNIYLEAAAGVTAFILAGRYFEARSKRKAGAALRALLELGAKEVTVLRDGAEVTVPTGELQVGDRFLVRPGEKIATDGTVVEGSSAVDASMLTGESVPVEAGVGDTVTGATLNAGGRLVVEATRVGADTQLARMAKLVEDAQNGKAAAQRLADRISAVFVPIVIALALGTLGFWLGNDAGLTAAFTAAVAVLIIACPCALGLATPTALMVGTGRGAQLGILIKGPEVLETTRRADTIVLDKTGTVTTGRMTLHTTHTTKTTTEHEVLRLAGALENASEHPIAQAVATAATDTTGPLPTPDDFTNIPGLGVQGIVEGHALLVGREQLLTEWEIRLPAHLAEAKRTAEAAGRTAIAVAWDGEARAVLEVADAVKDTSAEAVRRLRALGLTPILLTGDNRAVAETVAAEVGIEEVYAEVMPQDKVDVVKRLQSEGRSVAMVGDGVNDAAALAQADLGLAMGTGTDAAIEAGDLTLVRGDLNAAADAIRLSRRTLSTIRTNLFWAFAYNVAALPLAAAGLLNPMIAGAAMAFSSVFVVGNSLRLRTFKAG; via the coding sequence GTGTCCGCGCACTCCGCCACCACCGCCACCACCGCCACCACCGCTCCCGGGACCGCCACCGGGACCGACGCGGTCGAGCTCGCGATCGGCGGGATGACCTGCGCCTCGTGCGCGGCCCGTATCGAGAGGAAGCTGAACCGGATGGACGGTGTCGAGGCCACCGTCAACTACGCCACCGAGAAGGCCAAGGTCACCTACCAGGGCGCCGATGTGTCCGTGCAGGACCTGATCTCGACGGTCGAGGCCACCGGCTACACCGCCAGGGAACCCGCTCCGCCCTCCGCCACGCCACCGGCGACCGGAGGGCCGGAGGGCAGCGGGGAGGAGGCGGAGGCGGACGACGGCCTCACCTCGCTGCGCCAGCGCCTGACCACCGCCGTCGTCCTCGCGGTCCCGGTGATCGCGATGGCGATGGTCCCGGCGCTCCAGTTCGACTACTGGCAGTGGCTGAGCCTCACCCTGACCGCCCCCGTCATCGTCTACGCCGCCTGGCCCTTCCACCGGGCCGCCTGGACCAACGCCAAGCACGGCGCGGCGACCATGGACACCCTGGTCTCGGTCGGTACGTCGGCGGCGTTCCTGTGGTCGTTGTGGGCGCTGTTCTTCGGCACGGCGGGCATGGTCGGGATGACCCACCCCTTCGAGCTGACGATCGCCCGCTCCGACGGCGCCGGGAACATCTATCTGGAGGCCGCCGCCGGGGTGACCGCGTTCATCCTCGCCGGGCGCTACTTCGAGGCCCGCTCGAAGAGGAAGGCCGGGGCGGCGCTGCGGGCACTGCTGGAGCTGGGGGCGAAGGAGGTCACCGTCCTGCGCGACGGCGCCGAAGTGACCGTACCGACAGGTGAGTTGCAGGTAGGGGACCGCTTCCTGGTCCGCCCCGGGGAGAAGATCGCCACCGACGGAACCGTCGTCGAGGGCTCCTCGGCGGTGGACGCGTCGATGCTGACGGGCGAGTCGGTGCCCGTGGAGGCGGGCGTCGGTGACACCGTCACCGGTGCGACGCTGAACGCGGGCGGGCGGCTCGTCGTCGAGGCCACCCGCGTCGGAGCCGACACCCAGCTCGCCCGAATGGCCAAACTGGTGGAGGACGCCCAGAACGGCAAAGCAGCCGCCCAACGCCTCGCCGACCGCATCTCCGCCGTCTTCGTCCCCATCGTCATCGCCCTCGCCCTGGGCACCCTCGGCTTCTGGCTCGGCAACGACGCAGGACTCACCGCCGCCTTCACCGCGGCCGTCGCCGTCCTCATCATCGCCTGCCCCTGCGCCCTCGGCCTCGCCACCCCCACCGCCCTCATGGTCGGCACCGGCCGCGGCGCCCAACTCGGCATCCTCATCAAAGGCCCCGAAGTCCTCGAAACCACCCGCCGCGCCGACACCATCGTCCTCGACAAAACCGGCACCGTCACCACCGGCCGCATGACCCTCCACACCACCCACACCACCAAAACCACCACCGAACACGAAGTCCTCCGACTCGCCGGAGCACTGGAGAACGCCTCCGAACACCCCATCGCCCAAGCCGTCGCCACCGCCGCCACCGACACCACCGGCCCCCTCCCCACCCCCGACGACTTCACCAACATCCCCGGCCTCGGCGTCCAGGGCATCGTCGAAGGCCACGCCCTCCTCGTCGGACGCGAACAACTCCTGACCGAGTGGGAGATCCGTCTCCCCGCCCACCTGGCCGAGGCGAAGAGGACCGCCGAGGCCGCCGGGCGCACCGCGATCGCCGTCGCCTGGGACGGCGAGGCACGAGCGGTGCTGGAGGTGGCCGACGCGGTGAAGGACACCAGCGCCGAGGCCGTCCGCCGCCTCCGCGCGCTCGGCCTGACCCCGATCCTCCTGACCGGTGACAACCGGGCCGTGGCGGAGACGGTCGCGGCCGAGGTCGGCATCGAGGAGGTGTACGCGGAGGTCATGCCGCAGGACAAGGTCGACGTGGTCAAGCGCCTTCAGTCCGAGGGCCGTTCGGTGGCGATGGTCGGGGACGGTGTCAACGACGCGGCCGCCCTCGCCCAGGCCGACCTCGGCCTCGCCATGGGCACCGGCACCGATGCCGCCATCGAGGCGGGGGACCTCACCCTCGTCCGCGGCGACCTCAACGCCGCCGCCGACGCCATCCGCCTCTCCCGCCGCACCCTCTCCACCATCCGCACCAACCTGTTCTGGGCCTTCGCCTACAACGTGGCGGCCCTTCCGCTGGCCGCCGCCGGGCTCCTCAACCCGATGATCGCCGGAGCCGCGATGGCCTTCTCGTCCGTCTTCGTGGTCGGCAACTCCCTGCGGCTGCGCACCTTCAAGGCGGGGTGA
- a CDS encoding copper homeostasis protein CutC, whose amino-acid sequence MSNRAVLEVIALDAEDAVAAQAGGADRLELVTDMAADGLTPSRETFEAIRSAVDIPLRVMLRVADGFAAGDIDVLVGKAREMRAAGADEFVFGFLDEDGHPDLVAVERIVAELDGCRWTFHRAIDRAADRDTLRKQLADLPGLDTYLTAGSPAGVEAGIPTLVAEAARTREPGYEAQMLVGGGLHLHHVPRLRAAGIGAFHIGGAARPEGWSAPVDTAAVREWREALDA is encoded by the coding sequence ATGAGCAACCGTGCAGTCCTGGAGGTGATCGCTCTCGACGCGGAGGACGCGGTCGCCGCTCAGGCCGGTGGTGCAGACCGCCTCGAACTGGTCACCGACATGGCCGCGGACGGTCTGACGCCGTCCCGGGAGACCTTCGAGGCGATCCGGTCCGCCGTGGACATCCCGCTGCGCGTGATGCTCAGGGTGGCGGACGGCTTCGCCGCCGGTGACATCGACGTGCTGGTCGGCAAGGCCCGCGAGATGCGCGCGGCGGGTGCGGACGAGTTCGTGTTCGGCTTCCTCGACGAGGACGGCCACCCCGACCTCGTGGCCGTCGAGCGGATCGTCGCCGAGCTGGACGGCTGCCGGTGGACGTTCCACCGCGCGATCGACCGGGCCGCCGACCGCGACACCCTCCGCAAGCAGCTCGCGGACCTGCCCGGCCTCGACACGTACCTCACGGCGGGTTCGCCGGCCGGAGTGGAGGCCGGTATCCCGACGCTCGTGGCCGAGGCGGCCCGTACCCGGGAGCCGGGTTACGAGGCGCAGATGCTGGTCGGCGGCGGCCTCCACCTGCACCACGTGCCCCGGCTGCGAGCGGCGGGGATCGGTGCCTTCCACATCGGCGGGGCGGCGAGGCCCGAGGGCTGGTCGGCCCCGGTGGACACGGCGGCCGTACGGGAGTGGCGCGAGGCGCTGGACGCGTGA
- a CDS encoding HelD family protein yields MPAHVAEAADSDSTPAPLAHERAHLAASRAALRGMREDVQALDIADVTANWVNAEVLQSQIDDRIKALADLSHTPLFFGRLDYLHAVGGELAEGAEGERFYIGRRHVHDAAGDPMVIDWRAPVSQPYYQASRKNPQNVGLRRRFGYTGGELTAYEDEHLTDPAEAEHTSKLLQAEIERPRVGPMRDIVATIQPEQDEIVRSGLGGTVCVQGGPGTGKTAVGLHRVAYLLYAHRERLARTGTLVVGPNRSFLHYIEQVLPALGELEVRQATVDDLVTAGVEVRGTDEAAAAVVKGDARMAEVLRRAIRSHVSAPTEPVVVVRGSRRWRVPVYEVQEMVDELLARDMRYGAAHEALPQRIAHAVLVRMEEAGEAPDDRVQNAVARNPAVKAAVKAVWPAVDPAKVVLRLLSDAEFLAAHAEGLLSEDEQKVILWAKPARSVRSARWSAADAVLIDEAGDLISRTHSLGHVVLDEAQDLSPMQYRAVGRRCSTGSATVLGDLAQGTTPWSTESWGEALFHLGKADAVVEELTAGFRVPREVIAYASRLLPAISPGLAAVESVRESPGSLVVREVAGGAEVAGGAEVAGGADEVAAAVVAACEESLRHEGSIGLIAADARIPVLGAALTAAGHTYLSPGEETTAASRLTLVPASLAKGLEYDYVVLDEPAAVVDGEPDERTGLRRLYVALTRAVSGLTVLHAAPLPGALA; encoded by the coding sequence GTGCCCGCGCACGTAGCAGAAGCAGCAGACAGCGATTCCACGCCCGCCCCCCTGGCGCACGAGCGCGCCCACCTCGCCGCGTCCCGGGCCGCCCTGCGGGGGATGCGCGAGGACGTCCAGGCCCTCGACATCGCCGATGTCACCGCGAACTGGGTGAACGCCGAGGTGCTCCAGTCCCAGATCGACGACCGCATCAAGGCGCTCGCCGACCTCTCCCACACCCCGCTGTTCTTCGGCCGCCTCGACTATCTGCACGCCGTCGGCGGCGAGCTGGCCGAGGGCGCGGAGGGCGAGCGGTTCTACATCGGGCGCCGGCATGTCCACGATGCCGCCGGGGACCCGATGGTCATCGACTGGCGTGCACCGGTCTCCCAGCCGTACTACCAGGCGTCCCGGAAGAACCCCCAGAACGTGGGGCTGCGCCGCCGCTTCGGTTACACCGGCGGCGAGCTGACCGCGTACGAGGACGAGCACCTCACCGATCCGGCCGAGGCCGAGCACACCAGCAAGCTCCTCCAGGCGGAGATCGAGCGGCCCCGCGTCGGGCCGATGCGCGACATCGTCGCCACCATCCAGCCCGAGCAGGACGAGATCGTACGGAGCGGGCTCGGCGGGACCGTCTGTGTGCAGGGCGGGCCCGGTACCGGGAAGACCGCCGTCGGCCTGCACCGCGTGGCGTACCTGCTCTACGCGCACCGCGAGCGGCTCGCCCGCACCGGGACTCTGGTCGTCGGGCCGAACCGTTCCTTCCTGCACTACATCGAGCAGGTCCTGCCCGCCCTCGGTGAGCTGGAGGTCAGGCAGGCCACCGTCGACGACCTGGTGACGGCGGGCGTGGAGGTGCGCGGCACGGACGAAGCGGCCGCCGCCGTCGTCAAGGGCGACGCCCGCATGGCCGAGGTGCTGCGGCGGGCCATCCGCTCGCACGTGAGCGCCCCCACCGAGCCCGTCGTCGTGGTGCGCGGGTCCCGGCGCTGGCGGGTGCCCGTGTACGAGGTCCAGGAGATGGTCGACGAGCTGCTGGCCCGGGACATGCGGTACGGGGCCGCGCACGAGGCGCTGCCGCAGCGGATCGCGCACGCCGTCCTCGTACGGATGGAGGAGGCCGGTGAGGCCCCCGACGACCGGGTGCAGAACGCGGTCGCCCGGAACCCGGCGGTCAAGGCGGCCGTCAAGGCGGTCTGGCCCGCCGTCGACCCGGCGAAGGTCGTGCTGCGGCTGCTCTCGGACGCAGAGTTCCTGGCCGCGCACGCCGAGGGGCTGCTCAGCGAGGACGAGCAGAAGGTCATCCTGTGGGCGAAGCCCGCGAGGAGTGTGAGGTCCGCCAGGTGGTCGGCGGCCGACGCCGTGCTGATCGACGAGGCCGGGGATCTGATCTCCCGGACGCACTCGCTCGGCCATGTCGTGCTCGACGAGGCGCAGGACCTGTCCCCCATGCAGTACCGGGCGGTGGGGCGGCGGTGCTCGACCGGTTCGGCCACCGTGCTCGGCGACCTCGCGCAGGGGACGACCCCGTGGTCCACGGAGAGCTGGGGCGAGGCGCTGTTCCACCTGGGCAAGGCGGATGCCGTGGTCGAGGAGCTGACGGCCGGTTTCCGCGTGCCGCGCGAGGTCATCGCGTACGCCTCCCGGCTGCTGCCCGCGATCTCGCCGGGGCTGGCGGCGGTGGAGTCGGTGCGGGAGTCGCCGGGGTCGCTGGTCGTCCGGGAGGTGGCGGGCGGTGCGGAGGTGGCGGGCGGTGCGGAGGTGGCGGGCGGTGCGGATGAGGTGGCCGCCGCTGTCGTCGCCGCCTGCGAGGAGTCGTTGCGCCACGAGGGGTCCATCGGGCTCATCGCCGCCGACGCCCGGATTCCGGTCCTGGGCGCGGCCCTGACGGCGGCGGGCCACACGTACCTGTCCCCGGGCGAGGAGACCACCGCCGCCTCCCGGCTGACGCTGGTGCCCGCGTCGCTCGCCAAGGGCCTGGAGTACGACTACGTGGTGCTCGACGAACCCGCCGCCGTGGTCGACGGCGAGCCGGACGAGCGGACCGGGCTGCGGCGGCTGTACGTGGCCCTGACCCGTGCGGTCTCCGGGCTCACGGTGCTCCACGCGGCGCCGCTGCCGGGGGCCTTGGCGTAG
- a CDS encoding DNA repair helicase XPB, with product MLSCLIVQSDKTLLLEVDHDLADACRRAIAPFAELERAPEHIHTYRVTPLGLWNARAAGHDAEQVVDALVEYSRYPVPHALLVDIAETMARYGRLTLSKHPVHGLVLTSTDRPVLEEILRSKKVQPLVGARIDPDTVAVHPSERGQIKQTLLKLGWPAEDLAGYVDGEAHPIELAEDGWALRPYQKQAVEGFWHGGSGVVVLPCGAGKTLVGAGAMAEAKATTLILVTNTVSARQWKHELVKRTSLTEDEIGEYSGTKKEIRPVTIATYQVLTTRRKGVYPHLELFDSRDWGLVVYDEVHLLPAPVFKFTADLQARRRLGLTATLVREDGRESDVFSLIGPKRFDAPWKEIEAQGYIAPADCVEVRVNLTDSERLAYATAETEEKYRFCATTATKRKVTEALVRKHQGEQTLVIGQYIDQLDELGEHLDAPVIKGETSNAQREKLFDAFRQGEISVLVVSKVANFSIDLPEATVAIQVSGTFGSRQEEAQRLGRVLRPKADGHEARFYSVVARDTIDQDFAAHRQRFLAEQGYAYRIVDADELLAGS from the coding sequence GTGTTGTCCTGCCTGATCGTCCAGAGCGACAAGACTCTGCTCCTTGAGGTCGACCACGACCTGGCCGACGCCTGCCGTCGTGCCATCGCACCGTTCGCGGAGCTGGAGCGTGCGCCCGAGCACATCCATACGTACCGCGTCACCCCGCTCGGGCTGTGGAACGCCCGGGCCGCCGGGCACGACGCCGAGCAGGTCGTCGACGCGCTCGTCGAGTACTCCCGCTACCCCGTGCCGCACGCGCTCCTGGTCGACATCGCCGAGACGATGGCGCGGTACGGACGGCTCACCCTGTCCAAGCACCCCGTGCACGGGCTCGTGCTCACCAGCACCGACCGGCCCGTGCTGGAGGAGATCCTCCGGTCGAAGAAGGTCCAGCCGCTGGTCGGGGCCCGGATCGACCCGGACACCGTGGCCGTGCACCCCTCCGAGCGCGGGCAGATCAAGCAGACCCTGCTCAAGCTGGGGTGGCCCGCCGAAGACCTCGCGGGGTACGTCGACGGCGAGGCCCATCCGATCGAGCTGGCCGAGGACGGCTGGGCGCTGCGGCCGTACCAGAAGCAGGCCGTCGAAGGGTTCTGGCACGGCGGGTCGGGGGTGGTGGTGCTCCCCTGCGGGGCGGGCAAGACGCTCGTCGGGGCCGGTGCCATGGCCGAGGCCAAGGCCACCACCCTCATCCTCGTCACCAACACCGTCTCCGCCCGGCAGTGGAAGCACGAGCTGGTGAAGCGGACCTCGCTCACCGAGGACGAGATCGGCGAGTACAGCGGTACGAAGAAGGAGATCCGGCCGGTCACCATCGCCACCTACCAGGTGCTGACCACCCGGCGTAAGGGCGTCTACCCGCATCTGGAGCTCTTCGACTCCCGCGACTGGGGTCTCGTCGTCTACGACGAGGTCCACCTGCTGCCCGCCCCCGTCTTCAAGTTCACCGCCGACCTCCAGGCCCGGCGGCGGCTCGGGCTCACCGCGACGCTCGTGCGCGAGGACGGGCGGGAGTCGGACGTGTTCTCGCTCATCGGGCCCAAGAGGTTCGACGCCCCGTGGAAGGAGATCGAGGCGCAGGGCTACATCGCGCCCGCCGACTGCGTCGAGGTACGGGTCAACCTCACCGACTCCGAGCGGCTCGCCTACGCCACCGCCGAGACGGAGGAGAAGTACCGGTTCTGCGCCACCACCGCCACCAAGCGGAAGGTGACCGAGGCCCTCGTACGCAAGCACCAGGGTGAGCAGACCCTCGTCATCGGCCAGTACATCGACCAGCTCGACGAGCTCGGCGAGCACCTGGACGCCCCCGTCATCAAGGGCGAGACCAGCAACGCCCAGCGCGAGAAGCTCTTCGACGCGTTCCGCCAGGGCGAGATCAGCGTCCTCGTCGTCTCCAAGGTCGCCAACTTCTCCATCGACCTGCCCGAGGCCACCGTCGCCATCCAGGTCTCCGGGACCTTCGGGTCGCGCCAGGAGGAGGCGCAGCGGCTGGGGCGCGTCCTGCGGCCCAAGGCCGACGGGCACGAGGCCCGCTTCTACTCGGTCGTCGCCCGCGACACCATCGACCAGGACTTCGCGGCGCACCGCCAGCGGTTCCTGGCCGAGCAGGGGTACGCGTACCGCATCGTGGACGCGGACGAGCTGCTCGCCGGGAGCTGA
- a CDS encoding MarR family winged helix-turn-helix transcriptional regulator encodes MAESSETPPDFADIAVAHWQRERPDLDFTAMGTLARFARLHIAGSRRVEAVFAAHGLDRGEFDVLASLRRTGAPHEMPPSRLAEILLITRAGMTKRVDRLEARGLVARRADPEDRRSLRIGLTPEGFALVDAAVTEHAANENRLLGLLTEDEAHTFDAVLRKLLAAFDASGPESDPESDQRSDHRPDRRSEPKSA; translated from the coding sequence ATGGCCGAAAGCTCCGAGACGCCCCCCGACTTCGCCGACATCGCCGTCGCCCACTGGCAGCGCGAACGGCCGGATCTCGACTTCACCGCCATGGGCACGCTGGCGCGCTTCGCCCGTCTGCACATCGCGGGCAGCCGCCGCGTGGAGGCGGTCTTCGCCGCCCACGGTCTGGATCGCGGGGAGTTCGACGTCCTGGCCAGCCTCCGCCGCACGGGGGCCCCGCACGAGATGCCGCCCTCGCGGCTCGCGGAGATCCTCCTCATCACGCGCGCCGGGATGACCAAGCGCGTCGACCGCCTGGAGGCGCGCGGTCTCGTCGCCCGGCGGGCCGACCCGGAGGACCGCCGCAGCCTCCGGATCGGCCTCACGCCCGAGGGGTTCGCCCTCGTCGACGCCGCCGTCACCGAGCACGCCGCGAACGAGAACCGCCTGCTCGGGCTGCTCACCGAGGACGAGGCGCACACCTTTGACGCGGTCCTGCGCAAGCTGCTGGCCGCCTTCGACGCATCCGGGCCCGAATCCGATCCCGAGTCCGATCAGCGGTCCGATCACCGGCCCGATCGCCGGTCCGAGCCGAAATCGGCGTGA
- a CDS encoding SRPBCC family protein translates to MKPIAVRSSAVVQAPAGFVWEFLHVYANDLDWRSGLERMAQTPPGPVRDGARVAETLRVLGRVVESVVEVSDVREGRSFTWRVVEGATADGSRSVTATGEASCRVDIVKRVTLGGSDRLLRPVIAAVITRSERGDLRRVKRLLERSWQSR, encoded by the coding sequence ATGAAGCCCATAGCTGTGCGCTCCTCGGCCGTTGTGCAGGCTCCCGCGGGGTTCGTGTGGGAATTCCTCCACGTCTACGCCAACGACCTGGACTGGCGTTCCGGCCTGGAGAGGATGGCCCAGACCCCGCCGGGCCCGGTGCGGGACGGCGCCCGGGTGGCGGAGACCCTGCGCGTGCTGGGCAGGGTCGTGGAGAGCGTGGTCGAGGTCTCGGACGTCCGCGAGGGCCGCTCCTTCACCTGGCGCGTCGTCGAGGGCGCGACGGCCGACGGCAGCCGCTCGGTGACCGCGACGGGCGAGGCGTCCTGCCGGGTGGACATCGTCAAGCGGGTGACGCTGGGCGGGAGCGATCGCCTGCTGCGTCCGGTGATCGCCGCGGTGATCACGCGTAGCGAGCGTGGTGATCTCCGACGGGTGAAGCGGCTGCTGGAACGTTCGTGGCAGAGCCGCTGA
- a CDS encoding YqjF family protein, giving the protein MPFAVRVPEPVSPDPPAAPMRPLLTQSWLDLAFLHWAVDPADVAPLLPSGTVPDTFDGTTTYVGLVAFRMHRVSGLGLPGIPYLGTFPETNVRLYSVDGRGRRAVVFRSLDASRLIPVLVARAAFRLPYVWSRMDVERSGDTLTYTSSRRWPGPRGARSRIVVRTGEPIGEPSPLEHFLTARWALHSSFFGRTVHLPNVHPRWPLHRAELVECDEDLVAAGGLPAPAGNPVSVLYSPGVPVRFGRQARPGPERP; this is encoded by the coding sequence ATGCCCTTCGCCGTCCGCGTCCCCGAGCCCGTGTCGCCCGACCCGCCCGCCGCGCCGATGCGGCCGCTGCTCACACAGTCCTGGCTGGACCTGGCGTTTCTCCACTGGGCGGTCGACCCGGCTGACGTGGCACCGCTGTTGCCGTCGGGGACCGTGCCGGACACGTTCGACGGTACGACGACGTACGTGGGTCTGGTGGCGTTCCGCATGCACCGGGTCAGCGGGCTCGGGCTGCCGGGGATTCCGTACCTGGGCACATTCCCGGAGACCAACGTCCGGCTGTACTCCGTGGACGGGCGCGGGCGGCGCGCGGTGGTCTTCCGGTCCCTCGACGCCTCGCGGCTGATCCCGGTCCTCGTGGCGCGGGCCGCCTTCCGGTTGCCGTACGTGTGGTCCCGGATGGACGTCGAACGCTCCGGCGACACCCTCACGTACACGAGCAGCCGACGCTGGCCCGGCCCCCGCGGGGCGCGGAGCAGGATCGTGGTGCGGACGGGGGAGCCGATCGGGGAACCCTCTCCCCTTGAGCACTTCCTGACCGCCCGTTGGGCCCTGCACAGTTCGTTCTTCGGGCGGACCGTCCATCTGCCCAACGTCCATCCCCGGTGGCCCCTGCACCGGGCGGAGCTCGTGGAGTGCGACGAGGACCTGGTGGCGGCCGGCGGGCTGCCCGCCCCGGCCGGGAATCCGGTGAGCGTGCTGTACTCCCCCGGCGTTCCCGTGCGCTTCGGCCGCCAGGCGCGCCCCGGCCCTGAACGGCCCTGA
- a CDS encoding peptidoglycan-binding domain-containing protein produces MEQSRRNGVSRRGLIRGGLLAVAASGVAVVGLAGPANAAVVNLGLDKQGAKRIQRWILTMYGYKGAIDGVLGTNSWKAIQRWLAKWPSQPRPYKGAIDGIVGPKTIASLQANLKKFEGYKGAIDGIAGPGTKAAFWRKAYSNPPV; encoded by the coding sequence GTGGAGCAGAGCAGGCGGAACGGCGTCTCGCGTCGCGGGCTGATCCGAGGCGGGCTGCTGGCGGTGGCGGCATCCGGCGTGGCGGTGGTCGGTCTCGCAGGGCCGGCGAACGCGGCCGTGGTCAACCTCGGCCTCGACAAGCAGGGTGCCAAGCGGATCCAGCGGTGGATCCTCACCATGTACGGCTACAAGGGCGCGATCGACGGGGTGCTCGGGACCAACAGCTGGAAGGCGATCCAGCGCTGGCTGGCCAAGTGGCCCAGCCAGCCCCGTCCCTACAAGGGCGCCATCGACGGGATCGTGGGACCCAAGACGATCGCGTCGCTCCAGGCCAACCTGAAGAAGTTCGAAGGCTACAAGGGTGCCATCGACGGCATCGCCGGACCGGGGACCAAGGCCGCGTTCTGGCGCAAGGCCTACTCCAACCCCCCGGTCTGA